Genomic DNA from Perognathus longimembris pacificus isolate PPM17 chromosome 6, ASM2315922v1, whole genome shotgun sequence:
TAACGCCAGTGGGTGCAACAGTTCCATCTCAGCTTTCCTAAGATTCGGCTCCAGTGTTCTTCCGAGCTCTGAGAAGAAGACACAGAGCTTCCACAGCGGATGGGCCGGGCCGCCTGTGGCGTGGCCCGCCTTCCCACCGAGCCCGCTCACCTGCAGCCAGCTGCATCCACGCGCAGATCTTGTAGACCGTGGCGGTGTTGCAGATGAAGAACAAGCTGAAGCAGATGATGGAGCCGATGATGAGGAACATGGCCAAGGCGATGAAGAACATGGCTGTCTTGAAGGCTCTGGAGGGGATGGAGGAGAAGTCCAGGGGTCCGCCCTTGCAGATGAGCTCGGAGGACAGCACGTTGCCCACGCAGTAGGAGAAGAGGCCGAAGTAGCCGGCCTGCGGCGTGCTCACGCTGTCGCCGATCCAGTAGGGCTGGATGAAGAGGGCCATGACCAGCACCGAGAAGCAGATGGTGAGCGTGCCCCACATCACGCCCACGGCGCGCGAGTTCCGCACGTAGTTGGTGTGGTAGATCTTGGCGGCCTCCTGGGCCGGCAGCAACTTCACCATGGTGGGGACGGCTGGGCGGCTGGGCGGGCTTCGGGGACGGAGGCCCGCGCGTGGGTCCTCCTCCGCGGGGTCAGGCCCGGGGTGAGGGCGCCTCCACGGCAGGGAGACAACCGTGGCTCGGCCAAGGGCAGCGCTCCATCCGCCCTGTGCGCGGtcgccgggccggggggggggggactcccaAGCCGGCTGGAGCCGCCCTGACCCcgtcccccccggccccgcccgctcGGAGCTggagccccgcccctcgccgccccgcccctcgccgcccgccccgcccctccgctaCTTTCAGCACCGTGGCCAGCGTCCTGGGGCGTGGCTTGGAGAGGGCGTGGCTTCCGGAGGGGCGGGATGGCCGCTGGGGAGCGGGAATGGGGGGGTTGGAGGTGGGACTTGGGCAGAGGGCGGGACTAAGAGAGGGCGGGATGGACGCTAGGGagcgggatggggggggggagggcgggccctAGTAAAGGGGGGTTGTGGAGGGAGGGactgcgggggaggggaggcgggaccCGGTCAGGAGCGGGGCTGATAGTGGGAGGGGCGGCCGCTGGGGAGGGAGACTGGGGGAAGGGGGCGGGACTCGGGGTAGGGGGCCCAGACTGGGGGGCGGGGCGAGACCCGGATAAGGGGCGGGACTAGGGGAACAATAAAACCGCCCGCTCTggttgttctgtttgtttgtttttagcggATCCCCACCGCACCCTCCCCGGCTCTCTCCCTGGTCCCTCGCCCTCCACACCCCCCGCacccctccc
This window encodes:
- the Lhfpl5 gene encoding LHFPL tetraspan subfamily member 5 protein, whose amino-acid sequence is MVKLLPAQEAAKIYHTNYVRNSRAVGVMWGTLTICFSVLVMALFIQPYWIGDSVSTPQAGYFGLFSYCVGNVLSSELICKGGPLDFSSIPSRAFKTAMFFIALAMFLIIGSIICFSLFFICNTATVYKICAWMQLAAATGLMIGCLVYPDGWDSSEVRRMCGEQTGKYTLGHCTIRWAFMLAILSIGDALILSFLAFVLGYRQDKLLPDDYTADGKGELLVWGGSAASFHISQNQT